Part of the Capsicum annuum cultivar UCD-10X-F1 chromosome 12, UCD10Xv1.1, whole genome shotgun sequence genome is shown below.
TCTCGGGTTTGAGACCTATTTACGACaggttttaaattttattttttttgttttctgcGTTTGAACTGCCTTGATAAAAAGCCTGTCTCCGCCACTGTCGAGGAGTTACTGGATATTTATCTCTATTTTAATCTTTATGTTAATTCTTGACCATTAATTAGACTAATAATGCACAGACTTCTGTCGAGGAGTTACTGGATATTTATCTCTATTTTAATCTTTAGGTTAATTCTTGACCATTAATTAGACTAATAATGCACAGACTTTAAGAGGCTCCACACATATTTATCAAAGTACTAAAAGCataagcatataaaagcatataaTTTTGTATTTACAGCTCAAAGCATGATTAAGGAACAATTAAGTCTATTCTACTTTCCATTGAAAAGAATTTtgattttactttaatttaaaaaGCATTGATAATATAGTGGAATTTTTCTATTTAAAGCTTTTAAATTTGCACAAGAATTTCAACATTTGATGATCCATTAATGTTTGTTTTAATGAACTTGTCATATAGTGGAAATTTTCTATTTAAAGCTTTTAAATTTGCACAAGAATTTCAACATTTGATGATCCATTAATGTTTGTTTTAATGAACTTGTCATACTCTCATTTGCCAAATGATTAAATGACTTTTAACAATGAAATTCTTACATAGTTCCCATTGTGTTTATTGtgtatctaatgcatggaataatTTGACCAAATAATAAAGGGTTCTCTTTATAGAGTAGCTATGTTGTTTGGACTGTACAAAAATGTTGTCGTGCTTGTATTACATCCACTAAACATGCACTAcctttggaggatccgacatgcGCTgccaacatttttgaagagttcgagcaacatagagAATGAGTCGAGTggtcttcactttcttttgtttcTATCAATAAGTGGTGTCTGAACCAACTTGCGGGTGCCTCGACTGTTCATGAACCAATTAGCTATGTTGTTTGGACGGTCCAAAAATGTTGTTGTGCTCGTGTTACATCCACTAAAAATGCACTACCTTTGGAAGATCCGACATGTGCcgtcaacatttttgaagagttcggaCAACATAGCCAATGAGTCAAGTAGTCTCCACTTTCTTGTTTTTCTATCAATAATTGGCGTATGAACCAACTTGCGCGCGCCTCGACTGTTCATGAAGTACTTGTTATCTCCCACCAACACAGGTTCCTGATAACTCTACCATTCAAGGCTTAGATAGCTGTGAAAGCAACTCACTTATCAAGTTCTAAAGGGATCTATAGACCACACTATCctgcaaaatcagaatcaaaCAAGCTTTTACCCTCACATCCCACGCGCGATTTTTGTTGACGTGTCTCATTTTGGTTAACTAGGGACGCGTATTGGTCCCCTATCGATTCATATCGACAGCATTTTAACTACATTTGATAAAGAGTGTCTGCATCCTGACTTAAGAAGATGCTATTTATCCATTGAGGATATATGATCTATTTACTGTATAGTTTTTCTGTTCAATGTTGTAATGTGAAGATTCTTTGCTACAAGTTAATTAAAAGTAGAATTAGATGCCTTGTACACTTGAAAAATGTTGCATTAGATGCCATATAGAGCTGTGTAAAAAGAGACTCATCTTTAATTGAACCCCACAATCAAGATGCCATAGACTGTTTATCATATATACTACACATGTTACATAATTTGTTCTATATTCCAACTGACTTAAGAATATAGTCCATTCTACTAGTAGTAGTATTCccagggtctatcgaaaacagcttctctacttcacctgaggtggtggtatggactgcgtacactctaccctccccagaccccactaggtgggaatacatcgggtatgttgttgttgttgttgctagtAGTCTTAGTATTGCCGGGGGTCTTATTGGAAACAgactctctacttcacctgaggtagtggtatggaccgcgtacactctaccctccccagaccccactaggtgggaatacaccgggtatgttgttgttgttgttgctagtAGTCGTAGTAttgctgggggtctatcgaaaacagcctctctacttcacatgaggtagtggtatggactgcgtacactctaccctccccagaccccactaggtgggaatacatcgggtatgttattgttgttgttgctagtAGTCGTAGTATTGCCGGGGGTCTTATCGGAAACAgactctctacttcacctgaggtagtggtatggactgcgtacactctaccctccacagaccccactaggtgggaatacattgggtatgttgttgttgttgttgctagtAGTCGTAGTATTACTCTTTTCGATTTCTGTTATTGTTTCGTGTAGGttgattatagtattattttggtGTAGTGTGGTTCCGCTACTATCTGTTGTTTTACTACTGCctgtttttactttttctttctgGTACTTCCTTTTCTAGACTGCTTTTATCTTGAGCCTTCTCCGGAAACAGTTGCTGTACCTTCTCCGGACCCTACTTTGTGAGACTACGCTACCTGTCAAACATACAGTATCATACTGTATGTTGATGACAATATTGTTAGCGCGATAAAAGATTCTGATACGGTTATCATCTGTTGTAACGTATCAATGAAAAGTAAGGAGAAAAGGGAAATAGTTCAATCGTTCGAGTAAAAAGAAAGAGTATACTTAGGTTAAACTAATGTCAAAATCTGTTGAGTTACTTTAAAAAACTGATTTGATTGCCCGAATTTCATCTGTCTTCTCTTAACACTCCCTTTTTCGTGTTAACAACAGTTCTAAAAACAGACTTTAAATATCTGTCTTTTACCTCAGTTTCGTCTTGAAAAACAAAGAGTAGTTCACTGAGAGATGAAGAGCTATGCGGAATGGTATCCTATCGTTGTTATGTTGGTGATTGATTTTGCTTTCGCGATTGGTAATATACTTCTCAAGAAGATTATCATGGATGGTATGAACCATTTCGTGTTCATCACTTATCGACAGTCCATTTCAAGCTTGTTTTTAGCCCCAATCGCCTTCTTTCTTGAAAGGTACGAAGAATGTTTCTTTCCTAATTATGTGTTTTTTACTACTTATTTACTGTTTCGCGATGAAATCTTGATTTCAGGAATACGAGGCCTAAACTCACACCGCAAATCTTGTGCTATCTTTTCTTGAGTGCAATCGTTGGGTAAGTAGAACAAGAAtgatagatatatcatctgttgctcggactcttcaaatatGTTGTTGCAtacgtgtcggatcctccaagaATGCACTTCGCTTGGAGGACCTATCGACacttttgaagagtccgagcaacaaaGATGCGAAAATTTTAGCACCACATCTTACGCCTTTTTCGTGCAGGGCATCTCTTACGCAGTACTTATTCCTTCTTGGCATACAATACACTTCTGCAACATTTGCATGTGCATTTCTCAACATGGTTCCAGTGATAACATTCCTTATGGCATTGCTTTTCGGGTATGAGAACTCGTTCTCCCTCATCTCAACGAGTACTTACGCGTATCTAAGATCATATGGTTATGTGATGCAGGTTAGAGGCATTTAACATAAAGGACAGAAGCGGCCGAGCCAAAGTTATCGGTACATTAATATGCCTCGGAGGTGCCTTCTTACTGACTTTTTACAAAGGCATACCTTTAATCCATTTTTCACACGTACAAGATTTATCGCGAACTGTGGAAGAACCTATCAGTTCCTCTAAAAGAAACGAACAATGGATGTTTGGCTCAATGATCTTATTCGCTGGAACGCTTTTGTGGTCCTCGTGGTTCCTTCTGCAATCGAAAATTGCTAAGAAATATCCATGTCAGTACTCGAGTACGGTTATTATGACCTTCTTCAGTGCCATACAATCAGCTATCTTAACTTTGTCCACTGATAGAAGACTTTCCATTTGGATTCCAAACGAAAAGACCATCGACATGTTAAGTGTCGTTTATACTGTAAGTACACTTAACTCGAGCTATTTCTTTCGTGCCATTGATTCATACTAAAACGAACTTTATCTGTTCTCGAAAGCAACTACAACTACTACTACGCTGCAGTCTCAAACAAGTTGGAGTCAGCAACTTTTTGTTGTTCATTGGACATGCTAAAATGTGTCCTAGTTATCAATCAGTGTCCATCGATATCATAACATATGTCAGAATCCTTAGGATGAAGCTTTGCCCAAGTCGAAAAATTTAGTCCTTTTTCTGAAGCGAAACTACAGGATGAATAACAAGTCACTTCAAAGTTACTATACGATGAATGGTAGATTAATACTCGTCCTTCCATGACTTGTAACCGATTATGATGTCAACTCCATTACTCATAATCGATTAGTCCAAGTTCCTGAGTTAACGCGAAAATGAATTCTTCATGTTGACAGGGCTTAGTTGGTTCAGGGTTGTGCTTCGTTGGAATGTCGTGGTGTGTTAAGAAGAGGGGACCGGTCTTTACTGCAGCATTCAGTCCTCTTATACAAGTTATGGCAGCCATGTTAGACGTTCCACTTCTACACGAGCAACTCAACCTCGGAAGGTGATTCAACACTTCAATATTTTCCTTAAATCATAACAACTATACAACTAACATGTTTTGTCGCGAAATGAACATGATACAGCGTGATGGGATCAGTTATTGTAATCGTCGGACTGTACTTTTTACTATGGGGCAAGATCAAAGAAATGCAGAAAGTTTCTCAAGAAACTggagagaaaaaggaaaaggagCTAACTTCCCAAGTTCATGAAGCTAATGATGAACCAGATATACCTTAAACGGCAGCCCGGttcactaaagctcccgctatgtgtAGGGTCCGAGGAAAGGCCCGACCACAAGGGTCTACTGATAACTTTTGTTCTTTAAGACAAATAGTTAACTACTTTTAAACTGTCAATTACAATGTTCAAGAATCAAACTCTATACCTTAATTGGATGGACATAAGAGATTCTTGAACAGAAAAAAGATCAATATTAGAAAGTTGTAGTTATCATTTAGAAAAATACTAATATAATATTCTGCATTTGTGATACTTGTTGGACTCAACAACAACTACGTCTCAGTTTCAAACAAGTTGGAGTCGGCTATCTGAATCCTCGTTGTTCCATTTAAGCTCAACTCAAGTCATCATCGcgccaaataaaaacaaaagtgaACATAAGTTAAATGTATGcgataatactaaaaataatgatcgTAGAAGTCCTCTAACAAGACAAGAACTTA
Proteins encoded:
- the LOC107849646 gene encoding WAT1-related protein At4g01440, with the translated sequence MKSYAEWYPIVVMLVIDFAFAIGNILLKKIIMDGMNHFVFITYRQSISSLFLAPIAFFLERNTRPKLTPQILCYLFLSAIVGASLTQYLFLLGIQYTSATFACAFLNMVPVITFLMALLFGLEAFNIKDRSGRAKVIGTLICLGGAFLLTFYKGIPLIHFSHVQDLSRTVEEPISSSKRNEQWMFGSMILFAGTLLWSSWFLLQSKIAKKYPCQYSSTVIMTFFSAIQSAILTLSTDRRLSIWIPNEKTIDMLSVVYTGLVGSGLCFVGMSWCVKKRGPVFTAAFSPLIQVMAAMLDVPLLHEQLNLGSVMGSVIVIVGLYFLLWGKIKEMQKVSQETGEKKEKELTSQVHEANDEPDIP